A single region of the Thioalkalivibrio nitratireducens DSM 14787 genome encodes:
- a CDS encoding DUF2953 domain-containing protein, whose amino-acid sequence MAGAILAVVLVVAATVVGLLVIPVTFTFRVVWPETAGNELRLTWAFGLVNVRVPTGVGAPPAMTDAGAHARSVGRAAKRRRARTPNLFAALRQKPFRQRVLRLAMDLWRAVDRRNLRLDLRIGTGDPAETGQLWAVVGPISGILQNIEGGRVRIVPEFVDAVFDFDGSGRLRVIPLQVLAIAAGLVFSPPIWRGLRAMRAGG is encoded by the coding sequence GTGGCCGGAGCGATTTTGGCGGTTGTGCTCGTCGTCGCGGCCACCGTGGTCGGCCTCCTCGTCATACCGGTAACGTTCACGTTTCGCGTCGTCTGGCCGGAGACCGCCGGCAATGAGCTTCGCCTGACCTGGGCATTCGGCCTGGTGAACGTGCGTGTGCCGACCGGGGTCGGGGCGCCGCCGGCGATGACTGACGCTGGGGCGCACGCCAGGTCCGTCGGGCGTGCGGCGAAACGCAGGCGCGCCCGGACGCCGAACCTGTTCGCCGCGCTGCGTCAGAAGCCGTTCCGGCAGCGCGTGCTGCGCCTGGCCATGGACCTCTGGCGTGCTGTCGACCGGCGGAACCTGCGGCTGGACCTGCGCATCGGCACCGGCGATCCCGCGGAGACGGGTCAGCTCTGGGCGGTCGTCGGACCCATCTCCGGAATCCTCCAGAATATCGAAGGCGGGCGGGTCCGAATCGTTCCTGAATTCGTCGACGCCGTGTTCGATTTCGACGGCAGCGGCCGGCTTCGGGTCATCCCGCTCCAGGTTCTTGCGATCGCAGCCGGCCTGGTGTTTTCACCGCCCATCTGGCGCGGGCTACGGGCAATGCGGGCGGGCGGCTGA
- a CDS encoding flavodoxin family protein — protein MRRRLMLINGSPKSAGFLGDAERVAAGHAQDLGAQVDTLHLREAAIEECIGCFQCLKTGTCCHRDDMDAIIERMLAADGFVVLGPVRNGHVAAGYKRFYERITYRVGFPLLIEDKYTLAISSVGYMGGKAASRRFLGLQDVCHSRLSGHLHFAVGIPSRPIHDRQRARICAAVDRLLRDIERKKARGWINAAGFALDRFAMRRLMFAKKPDVYANVIRHWREKGYMR, from the coding sequence ATGCGACGGCGGCTGATGCTAATCAATGGCAGCCCAAAGAGTGCCGGCTTCCTCGGAGATGCGGAACGTGTAGCCGCCGGGCACGCGCAAGACCTCGGTGCCCAAGTGGACACACTGCACCTTCGCGAGGCGGCGATAGAGGAATGCATCGGCTGCTTCCAGTGCCTGAAGACGGGAACATGCTGCCACCGGGACGACATGGACGCGATCATCGAGCGGATGCTGGCCGCGGACGGATTCGTGGTACTGGGGCCGGTGCGGAACGGGCATGTCGCGGCCGGGTACAAGCGTTTCTATGAGCGCATCACGTATCGCGTCGGCTTCCCGTTGCTGATCGAAGACAAGTACACACTGGCGATTTCCTCCGTGGGCTATATGGGCGGCAAGGCCGCGTCGCGCCGGTTCCTCGGTTTGCAGGATGTATGTCATTCGCGGCTATCGGGACACCTGCATTTCGCGGTGGGAATCCCCTCGCGGCCCATCCATGACCGGCAGCGCGCACGGATATGCGCCGCTGTCGACCGGTTGCTCCGCGACATCGAGCGCAAGAAAGCCCGCGGATGGATCAACGCCGCGGGCTTTGCGCTGGACCGCTTTGCCATGCGCCGCCTCATGTTCGCGAAGAAACCGGATGTATATGCGAACGTGATCCGCCACTGGCGTGAAAAGGGGTATATGCGGTGA
- a CDS encoding SH3 domain-containing protein yields the protein MEEPMKTQPRKGQRKSRIRVPSQPTTTEYVYHWNRIIGVLVVLVLLIGLIGFAISGWLWSPSALPRDTAFDDADVPVVGLEIATESGEQHVGKPVPGQAESSVAPALEVATPLETVPPVEAGTSEGPAAREPADDERSQVFLPPGTRVNLRAAPSLASPVLRILDADSQLRFLETAEDFYRVRSADGVVGWVSRDFSSRTPYATPVR from the coding sequence GTGGAGGAGCCCATGAAAACCCAACCCCGAAAAGGTCAGCGCAAGTCGAGGATCCGGGTTCCGTCGCAGCCCACGACGACTGAATACGTCTACCATTGGAACCGCATCATCGGCGTGTTGGTCGTGCTGGTGTTGCTGATCGGCCTGATTGGCTTCGCGATCAGTGGGTGGCTGTGGTCCCCGTCCGCGCTGCCCCGAGACACCGCGTTCGACGACGCGGATGTGCCTGTCGTCGGTCTCGAGATCGCCACTGAATCCGGTGAGCAGCACGTCGGAAAACCTGTGCCCGGACAGGCAGAGTCAAGCGTTGCACCGGCCCTCGAGGTTGCAACACCCCTCGAGACCGTCCCGCCCGTCGAGGCGGGCACGTCGGAGGGGCCAGCAGCACGCGAACCCGCCGACGACGAGCGGTCGCAGGTCTTCCTGCCGCCGGGCACGCGGGTCAATCTGCGCGCGGCACCCTCGCTCGCCAGCCCGGTGTTGCGCATACTCGACGCGGATTCGCAGCTGCGGTTTCTCGAAACCGCCGAGGACTTCTACCGGGTCCGCTCCGCCGACGGCGTCGTCGGCTGGGTCAGTCGGGATTTCTCATCGCGTACGCCGTATGCCACGCCTGTGCGTTGA
- a CDS encoding GGDEF domain-containing protein gives MERLLRENQEQLTRQATHDALTGLRNRPALQQHLERAVVSARRDGARLVVLILDLDRFKNINDSLGHPFGDLVLRAIGERLQERHGQGETVGRFGGDEFLIVLEDLSKDPVAYVTDHAQSLLDCIAEPFQTERLRNLYVGGSVGVSLFPEDGTDGTVLIKNADAAMYQAKAKGRNTFCFYTQALTRAAKSRLTLETHRRKALENEEFEVFYQPQVRVESGRSSASRRWFAGEIPSTEWCCPGDSCRSRKRPG, from the coding sequence GTGGAGCGCTTGCTGCGCGAAAACCAGGAACAGTTGACGCGACAGGCCACCCACGATGCCCTGACCGGATTGCGCAATCGCCCTGCGCTGCAGCAGCACCTGGAACGGGCCGTCGTGTCTGCGCGGCGGGACGGCGCACGTCTGGTGGTTCTGATTCTGGACCTGGATCGATTTAAGAACATCAACGACAGTCTCGGGCATCCGTTTGGCGATCTGGTGCTCCGGGCCATAGGCGAACGGCTGCAAGAACGACACGGTCAGGGCGAGACGGTCGGGCGGTTCGGTGGAGACGAGTTTCTGATCGTGCTGGAGGATCTGTCCAAAGACCCCGTCGCCTACGTGACCGATCATGCCCAAAGCCTGCTAGATTGCATCGCCGAGCCATTCCAGACGGAGCGGCTGCGGAACCTTTATGTGGGTGGTAGCGTCGGCGTCAGCCTGTTTCCGGAGGACGGTACGGATGGCACCGTGCTGATCAAGAACGCGGATGCCGCGATGTACCAGGCCAAGGCGAAAGGCCGGAATACCTTCTGCTTCTATACCCAGGCACTTACCAGGGCCGCCAAGTCCCGCCTGACCCTCGAGACCCATCGGCGCAAGGCGCTCGAGAATGAAGAGTTCGAGGTGTTCTACCAGCCTCAGGTCAGGGTCGAATCCGGGCGATCGTCGGCGTCGAGGCGCTGGTTCGCTGGAGAGATCCCGAGCACGGAATGGTGTTGCCCGGGCGATTCGTGCCGGTCGCGGAAGAGACCGGGCTGA
- a CDS encoding DsrE family protein gives MKAAIVVMSDPQANSDEALGRVFNALGVAYDFKQNGDDVTVIFLGAGTRWAAQVTNADHPLHQLYKTVEDKVAGVSATCSDFFGAAGEAQQAGFAMLKDNDAPGTAGLPSLRALAADGYQVMIF, from the coding sequence ATGAAAGCAGCGATCGTGGTGATGTCCGATCCCCAGGCCAACAGCGACGAGGCTCTGGGACGCGTGTTCAACGCCCTCGGGGTGGCCTACGATTTCAAGCAAAACGGTGACGATGTCACCGTGATTTTCCTGGGCGCGGGAACCCGCTGGGCCGCCCAGGTCACCAACGCCGACCACCCGTTGCACCAGTTGTACAAAACGGTGGAGGACAAGGTGGCCGGTGTCTCCGCGACCTGTTCGGATTTCTTCGGTGCCGCCGGTGAAGCGCAGCAGGCCGGTTTCGCAATGCTCAAGGACAATGACGCCCCGGGAACCGCGGGCCTGCCCAGCCTGCGTGCGCTGGCTGCCGACGGTTATCAGGTCATGATCTTCTGA
- a CDS encoding DUF2189 domain-containing protein, translating to MNRMQELLYPDDPAEVRPRQTLESGTPGVNPINAPDDLLQWLRSGWSDLWQAPVALLHGLVVSAAGVFLLWATWGQPWLGVALIFGFLLLGPVLAVGVNDLARRLERGERTGFRTGLGAIAELGGAAWIFAAGLAALFLLWASFVWLWIGVMNVGTIGGPAASPAILGTPPAVLWAMLSTPQGIVSLIGAMAAWAVFALAVFALSVVTLPAMLDRRRGLVDAVATSLRALRSNLVPLLFWGLIITALFAAALVTGFIALIVIFPWLGFAMWHGYRAMVRRDDAVKSGDASALVHG from the coding sequence ATGAACCGCATGCAAGAACTCCTCTATCCCGACGATCCTGCCGAGGTGCGTCCGCGGCAGACACTCGAGTCGGGCACCCCAGGGGTGAATCCGATCAACGCCCCGGACGACCTGCTGCAATGGCTGCGTAGCGGCTGGAGCGACCTGTGGCAGGCGCCAGTGGCACTGCTGCACGGTCTGGTGGTGAGCGCAGCCGGAGTGTTTCTGCTCTGGGCGACCTGGGGCCAGCCCTGGCTCGGCGTTGCCCTGATCTTCGGTTTCCTGCTGCTTGGGCCGGTCCTGGCGGTCGGCGTGAATGACCTGGCCCGAAGGCTCGAACGCGGCGAACGCACGGGGTTCCGTACCGGTCTCGGGGCAATCGCGGAACTGGGCGGCGCGGCGTGGATTTTCGCAGCCGGTCTCGCGGCGCTCTTCCTGCTCTGGGCCAGTTTCGTCTGGCTCTGGATCGGCGTGATGAACGTTGGCACGATCGGCGGACCGGCGGCGTCGCCCGCGATCCTTGGAACGCCTCCCGCCGTTCTCTGGGCCATGCTCTCGACCCCGCAGGGCATCGTTTCGCTGATCGGCGCAATGGCCGCCTGGGCCGTGTTCGCGCTGGCGGTATTTGCCTTGAGCGTCGTCACTCTCCCGGCAATGCTCGACCGTCGCCGCGGCCTGGTGGATGCGGTGGCCACCAGCCTCCGGGCGCTGCGCAGTAACCTCGTGCCGCTGCTGTTCTGGGGGCTGATCATCACCGCGCTGTTCGCGGCCGCGCTCGTGACGGGCTTCATCGCGCTGATCGTGATCTTCCCGTGGCTCGGCTTCGCCATGTGGCATGGCTATCGAGCCATGGTGCGCCGCGACGATGCGGTGAAGTCCGGCGACGCGTCCGCTCTCGTGCACGGATAG